The DNA segment AACGAAAGTTGGCCTCGAATTTTTGCTGCATAAAGTTAAGTCCAATTAATGGCTTACCAATTTTATGCATGATAAAGCTGCCCACAACCGCATACAGTAATGCCGCCCACACCATAAAGCCTGGAATATTCAGTTGATGGCCTGCAATGTCGATATTCAGTGGCGAAGACAAGCCCCATAAAATGGTAATGAATGAGGCTAAGGTCACAACAGAATTGAGTAAACCTAGGGATAAACTTAAGGTATCTCCAGTGAACTGGTCGATATCTTCGGCGATACGTTGATCTGGGTTATCGGTTTGATGGTTGCCACGCTCCAATTGGAAATACGAACGATCACTGAGCCATTCTGAAAAGTAAGCATTGGTTAGCCAACGACGCCAACGCAGTTGCAGCATCATATTGAGATAAATGCGGTATACCGCTATCGCAATGAATATCGCCGCAATGATTGAAAATTTTAAAATGAGATGAATAAACGCGTCTTTATCTAGCTCTTGTAAGGCATTGTAAAAATCCGAGTTCCATTGGTTCAAAATCACCGACATGTACACCATGCCAAGATTGAGTAGCACGATTGCCGCTAATAGCCCCTGTGCGATCCATTTTTCTTCCGATTGCCAATAAGGTTTCGATAATTGCCAAACTTTGCCAAGAAAGCGAGATGAAGTTAAATGCAGCGCCATGAAAAATGTTCCTCTAGTCAAATCGCTGTGGGTCGAGAGTGCTTACTGATATCAAATGACAGACTGGAGTCACGTCCTAGAGTTCAGCCAAAAGAATTATATTGGTAACATTTTGATACAAATGGCGGGATTAAGACAGAAAAACAGTACGTAGTGCTATAACCAATCGTTAAAAATAGAGACTAAAACAAAACGCGCTTTCACAGGGGGAGCTGCGGAAAGCGCGAGTTGGAATCTTAAAGGGGAAGGCGATTACTTTTTCGTGATATCAGCGCCAAACCATTTTTCAGAAATTTTGGCTAATGTGCCGTCTGCGCGCATGGCATCGAGCGCTTTATTCACTTCACCTTGTAGTTTGTGGCCTTTTTCGTTATCAACAAATGGCCACGCATTTTCAATGGTTTCAAACGGTTCGCCAGCCAATTGTAGAGGTAAGTTGGTTTTTTTGATGATTTGTAGTGCCGATAAACGGTCCATCACAAAGGCATCCGAACGACCTAGAGCCACATCTTGCTCGATGCCCGCATCGTAAGTTTTGATGTTGATTTTGCCGTCTTTATCATAGCTACGTAGCACTTGTTCAAAGTTTGAACCAAGATTGACCGCTACGGTTTTACCCGCTAAGTCTTCAATACCATGAATGGAGTCATTGCCTTTACGTACCGTGATTTGCACCCCATCAACCACATAAGGTTCAGAGAACAGATATTTAGCCTTACGCGCATCGGTCATCGTTACTTGGTTAGAAATAGTATCAATTCGACCGGTTTCTAATAAGCCAAATAAGCCCGAAAAGTTAGCGGTAACAAATTTCACATCGTAATCATTACGTTTACCGATTTCATTCCACAAATCGACTTCGAAACCTTGCAGTTTATCCATTTTTTGAAAAGTGAATGGAAAATAGGTACCTGACATACCGACTTTGACTTCTTGATTCGCCGCTTGTGCTAAACCTGTGATAGAAAAAAATAGGGCAGCAGCGCTAATGATTTTAGTGATTGTTCGGTTCATACTTCATTCTCCAGATGATTTGGGTGTCATTATACTTATCCCCTTATTAATAAATCTAAGAATAAGATGTTATTAATCATAACAATTGATATTAGATGGTTTGAAAATAAAGGCGAGGGTTTGTGGGTAACTTTATGCACTAAGGCAGATTTCAGCGATAAAAAGATCAAAATTATCCACTTGCACACAGAAAAAAGAAGATCATGGTAAAAATTGTGAATAACTTAGATCTTATTCACTGATCTGAGGATCTATTACTGGTGATCTTGCAGCCTAAGCTGTAGAATTACATTCCTTTAAGATCATTTTATTTCGTGTGAGGTTAATGTGTCGTCTTCGTTATGGTTGCAGTGCTTGCAACGGCTTCAAGAAGAGCTTCCTGCAACTGAATTCAGTATGTGGGTGAGACCCCTACAAGCTGAGCTCAATGACAATACTCTCACCTTATTTGCCCCTAACCGTTTTGTATTAGACTGGGTGCGTGATAAGTATCTCCATAGTATTGATCGATTACTGAAAGAATTTTCTGGTTCTGATACGCCGAATTTGCGTTTTGAAGTGGGAAGTAAGCCAGCTCAACCTGCTACGGCGGCACCGAAAAAGCCGACTTTTGATGCGCCAGCGCCAGCGAATGTTGCTAATGGACGTGCACCGGCTGCAGCGCCAAATGAGCGCGCAGTGACGATCGATGTGAATCATCGCTCTAACCTGCAACCTAAGCATAAATTCCATAATTTCGTAGAAGGTAAGTCAAACCAACTCGGTTTAGCGGCCGCCAAACAGGTCGCAGGTAATCCGGGCGTGTCTTATAACCCTCTATTTTTGTATGGTGGGACGGGTTTAGGTAAGACCCACTTATTGCAAGCAGTGGGTAATGCGATTGTGGAAAATAATCCAAACGCCAAAGTGGTGTACATGCACTCTGAGCGCTTTGTGCAAGACATGGTAAAAGCGCTTACTGACGGTACCATGGAAGAATTTAAGCGTTATTACCGTAGTCTTGATGCTTTGCTTATCGATGATATTCAATTCTTTGCCAAAAAAGATCGTTCTCAAGAAGAATTCTTCCATACCTTTAATGCGTTATTAGAAGGTAATCAGCAGATCATTCTCACCTCCGATCGTTATCCAAAAGAGATCAGCGGTGTAGAAGATCGTCTAAAATCCCGCTTTGGTTGGGGTCTAACGGTTGCGATCGAACCGCCTGAATTGGAAACTCGCGTCGCCATCTTGATGAAAAAAGCCGAAGATCACCAAATTACCCTGGCAGATGAAGTGGCCTTCTTTATCGCGAAGCGTCTGCGTTCCAATGTGCGTGAATTGGAAGGAGCATTAAACCGTGTGATTGCTAACGCCAATTTTACTGGCCGTCCAATTACCATCGATTTTGTACGTGAAGCGCTGCGTGATTTATTAGCGTTACAAGAGAAATTGGTCACCATCGATAATATTCAAAAAACTGTGGCCGAATATTACAAAATCAAAGTAGCTGACTTATTATCTAAACGTCGTTCACGTTCGGTGGCACGTCCTCGTCAATTGGCGATGGCATTATCAAAAGAGCTCACCAATCATAGCTTGCCTGAAATTGGTGATGCGTTTGGTGGCCGTGACCATACCACTGTGTTGCACGCGTGCCGTAAAATTAAAGAATTGCGTGAAGAAAGCCACGATATTAAAGAAGATTATTCTAACTTGATTCGTACTTTATCTTCGTAATAGATAAATTATTCGTTTTTCTTTGTCGTGCATTTTACCTATTAACCGGTTGAAATTACTTAGAGTAGATTATGATATTTACCATTGAACGCTCTCAATTGATCAAACCTTTGCAACAAGTGTCTGGTGCATTAGGTGGTCGCTCAAGTTTGCCTATTTTAGGTAACCTACTGATTAAAGTGGATAACGGTGAATTGACCATCACTGCAACCGATTTAGAAGTTGAACTGATTTGTCGTTTAGCGCTAGAAGGTCATTTTGAACCAGGTAGCACCACCGTCCCATCACGTAAGTTTCTCGATATTTGCCGTGGTTTACCGGATAGTGCCAATATTGATATCACGCTAGATGAAGAGCGTTTATTGATCAAATCAGGCCGCAGTCGTTTTTCTCTTGCCACATTACCCGCGGCTGATTTCCCTAATATTGAAGATTGGCAAAGTGAAGCAGAAGTCACAGTTACTCAAGGTGAATTGCGTCAGCTGGTGGAAAAAACTCAGTTCTCAATGGCGAACCAAGACGTTCGCTATTACTTAAACGGCATGTTGTTTGAAATTGAAGGCACGACTTTGCGTTCGGTTGCGACCGATGGTCACCGTATGGCGGTAGCAGAAACCGCATTAGTGGGCGAATACCCGCAGCAGCAAGTGATTGTACCGCGTAAAGGGGTACTAGAATTAATCAAATTACTTGATCGCCCTGATGAGCAAGTTACCCTGCAGATTGGTAGCTCGAATATTCGCGCCAATGTGAATGAATTTACCTTTACTTCTAAGCTGGTTGACGGCCGTTTCCCCGATTATCGCCGCGTAATGCCGCAACATAGCACCAAAACGTTAGAAGCCGATTGTGAAGCTTTGCGTCAATCTTTCTCGCGTGCTGCCATTTTGTCGAATGAGAAATTCCGCGGTGTGCGTGTCAATTTGTCTGGC comes from the Vibrio gangliei genome and includes:
- a CDS encoding amino acid ABC transporter substrate-binding protein, translating into MNRTITKIISAAALFFSITGLAQAANQEVKVGMSGTYFPFTFQKMDKLQGFEVDLWNEIGKRNDYDVKFVTANFSGLFGLLETGRIDTISNQVTMTDARKAKYLFSEPYVVDGVQITVRKGNDSIHGIEDLAGKTVAVNLGSNFEQVLRSYDKDGKINIKTYDAGIEQDVALGRSDAFVMDRLSALQIIKKTNLPLQLAGEPFETIENAWPFVDNEKGHKLQGEVNKALDAMRADGTLAKISEKWFGADITKK
- the dnaN gene encoding DNA polymerase III subunit beta, producing the protein MIFTIERSQLIKPLQQVSGALGGRSSLPILGNLLIKVDNGELTITATDLEVELICRLALEGHFEPGSTTVPSRKFLDICRGLPDSANIDITLDEERLLIKSGRSRFSLATLPAADFPNIEDWQSEAEVTVTQGELRQLVEKTQFSMANQDVRYYLNGMLFEIEGTTLRSVATDGHRMAVAETALVGEYPQQQVIVPRKGVLELIKLLDRPDEQVTLQIGSSNIRANVNEFTFTSKLVDGRFPDYRRVMPQHSTKTLEADCEALRQSFSRAAILSNEKFRGVRVNLSGSEMRITANNPEQEEAEENLDVNYQGEPLEIGFNVSYVLDILNTLKCQTVRMSMSDANASALVENVEDASAMYVVMPIRL
- the dnaA gene encoding chromosomal replication initiator protein DnaA, with the translated sequence MSSSLWLQCLQRLQEELPATEFSMWVRPLQAELNDNTLTLFAPNRFVLDWVRDKYLHSIDRLLKEFSGSDTPNLRFEVGSKPAQPATAAPKKPTFDAPAPANVANGRAPAAAPNERAVTIDVNHRSNLQPKHKFHNFVEGKSNQLGLAAAKQVAGNPGVSYNPLFLYGGTGLGKTHLLQAVGNAIVENNPNAKVVYMHSERFVQDMVKALTDGTMEEFKRYYRSLDALLIDDIQFFAKKDRSQEEFFHTFNALLEGNQQIILTSDRYPKEISGVEDRLKSRFGWGLTVAIEPPELETRVAILMKKAEDHQITLADEVAFFIAKRLRSNVRELEGALNRVIANANFTGRPITIDFVREALRDLLALQEKLVTIDNIQKTVAEYYKIKVADLLSKRRSRSVARPRQLAMALSKELTNHSLPEIGDAFGGRDHTTVLHACRKIKELREESHDIKEDYSNLIRTLSS